A stretch of DNA from Methanolinea mesophila:
TACTCCACAACTCCCCCGGGGGCTATGGAGATGTCCTGAATGGCGGGATTGGAAGAGGCGGTAATGAAAAGAATTTCATAAAAATCAGGAGGGGCTGTTGATTCCACCTGACCCTCGACCGTCGCGCCGGTATCCCGGACCAATACGATCCGGGAATAGAGGGAATTTTCAAGGCCGTTCCTGTACACCATCAGGTGCCGGTCGGTGACAATCCTGTCCTGGCCCTCCAGGCTGTCGACGTAGACTTGGGCGCCCCAGCTGAGGAGCAGGAGAAGAACTACGAAGATGACGATCGCTCCAAGGAAGGGGTGGGCCCTGAGCCGATGCCTGAACGCCTGGATATTCTGGTCCTTGCCGGAAGGGGCTGCCATCTGAAACATCACCGGTTTCCCGGGAATGGGGTGGTGGGGAGGTTCCATCCGGGATTTGTATGCCTCAATTATGCTCGCGGGTATATAAGTTGCTCTATGAAATCCGTCGGAATAAATTGCCTGATATACTTCGGATCCTATGGAGTGCCGGGGGCCGCAGGGCGGAAAGTGCCGGACAGGATATTCCCACAAAATTCCGGTGATACGGAGTTTTCAAGGGATCTTCACCGCGTCTCCCCTCACCATGGCCCCGTGAGCGATGTGGATCCTGGCCGGATGGTATGAGAGCAGGGTCCGGATGCTCATCTTCGCGGTCTCGACGTCTTCGGCCCAGAAGGGGAGCCCGGGGCGCCCGGAAGGCGGGTGGGCGAAAAGAAGGTCCCCTGCGAGTGCATCTCCGGAGGAGAGAAGAATGGAGACCGATCCCGGGGTGTGGCCGGGGGTACATAGTACCGTGCCGGATATCCCGTAGGGTTCAAGGCTCATTCCCTCCCGAAGGACCAGGTCCGGGTCCAGTGAAGGAAACGAGGATTTCTTTTTTCCTCCGAAGAACGGCCCGAGGACTCTCCCCAAAAGACTTGTGGGACGGAGGCACCCCTGGTCGCCGCACCGGAGCATCTCCGCATCGGCGGGGTGGATGGCAACCCCGGCCCCGGTCCGGGCACGGAGCTCCGCGGCCGAGCCCGCG
This window harbors:
- a CDS encoding MBL fold metallo-hydrolase: MPEVIPVRLGITTAFIVRQKGVILVDTGFPGSADTILRVMEQNTIAPRDVRLILLTHGHADHAGSAAELRARTGAGVAIHPADAEMLRCGDQGCLRPTSLLGRVLGPFFGGKKKSSFPSLDPDLVLREGMSLEPYGISGTVLCTPGHTPGSVSILLSSGDALAGDLLFAHPPSGRPGLPFWAEDVETAKMSIRTLLSYHPARIHIAHGAMVRGDAVKIP